The Candidatus Eisenbacteria bacterium DNA segment TCGTTTATCTCCGATCATTATTGGAATGTTGAACTGGATGCATAGAGGCCGGCCTTGATACCCATCCTCTTTCGGATCGGACCCTTAACGCTCTATTCATTCGGGCTCATGGCCGCTTTGGCTTTTCTGGCCGGGCGCTGGGTGCTCCTGCGTGGTCTGGATCGCCGAGGTATTCCCGCGCAAGAAGGTGAAATTTATACATGGGCGGCGCTTATCGGCGGTTTGGTTGGCGGGCATGTCTACTATCTCATCGAGCACTGGGATGAGGTCCTTCAAGACCCGTTCAGGACCATTGTATCGGGTGCGGGCCTGGTCTGGTATGGGGGCCTGGCCGGGGGTGTTTTGGCGGGCCTGCTTGTACTTAAAATAAAAAAGCATCCCCTTGGTCCCGTCGCCGACGCTTTCGGTCCGGCTTTGATTCTTGCCTACGCTTTTGGCAGGATCGGGTGTTTCCTCGCGGGGGATGGCTGCTATGGGCGACCAAGCAACGTTCCCTGGGCGATGGCCTTTCCCAAGGGGGTTGTACCGACAACGGAATTGGTGCACCCCACGCCGATCTATGAATCCCTCATGGCTATCTGGATCTTCATCATTTTAAAACGGATGGAGAAACGGGAGCTGCCGTCCGGTCTTGTCTTTTGCGCCTATTTGGGATTGGCCTCCTTAGAGAGACTGATCGCCGGATTTACCCGGCAGAATCCGCACGTGGCGTTCGGGTTGTCCACCGTTCAATTGATTTCCATTGCCGGAATGATTCTTTCGCTGGTGCTGGCATATCTCGTTCGCCGGCGCGCCGAAATCCGCTGAGGGAGCGGTTGTGCGGTTCCGGCTCATAGAAACAAACCGCCTCTTTGCCGGCTCATAAGGAATATTTAATCGATGAAGGGGAAATACCGGGATCCGTCACGACGCGGCATATATTCCGATTTGGCGATCCGTCAAATACCGCGTTTGTTGTCGGTGACCGACAGAGAAGAGTTTTCGCCTACCTATGGGTGCATGGACCGCGAATATTGGTTATGCCGCTCGACTGATTTTCCATCGAGTATTGCTCAATTCGGAATTCAGTCCCTGGCCCTTGTTTATGCGCATCCCTTTTCAAACAACCCATACCACCGCCATCCCAAAATTCTGAAAATCGTGCTTGCCGCCATGGATTACTGGATAAAAATTCAGAAGAACGACGGGTCATTCGATGAATTTTATCCCAATGAAAGGGGTTGGGCCGGTCCGACCGGGTTCCTTGTCTATGCCATGGCTAGAGCTTATCGCGAGGTTGCGCCGTTGATGCCGGGCGACCTGCGGGATCGTTTTTTGAAAAGCCTTTCTAAGGCCGGACGATTTTTGGCCCGTTATGATGAACCGGGAGTGCTCGCAAACCACCATGCCATGGCGATTCTGCCGATTTATGAAGCCTACGATATTCTTGGTGAGCGGCAGCTGCTTGAAGGGTTCCATGACCGTCTCAATGATTTTCTCGGTTATACCAACGAGGAAGGGTGGTGCCTGGAGTATGATGGGCCGGATCTGGGCTATCTTTCCGCCACCGTTTCCTTCTTGGAAAAATTGGGACGCTTATACAAAGATGATCGGCTGGAGGATGTTATCCTCCGCGCGGTTGAATTCTGCTCCTACTTCGTTTATCCCAATGGATTCTTCGCCGGGACCGTCAGCAGCCGGCAGACGGTTCATTTTTATCCCCATGGTTTTGAAATGCGAGCCGGCAGCGATCCGCTGGCCGCCGCCGTCGCCGAAGCGATGCTGGCTTCCTTGGGCGAGGGCAAGTTGGTACCTCCGGAGATCCAGGAGGACCGTTATTTCAAATACCGTATACCGGAATTCCTTGAGGCCTATCTGGATTATGCTCCGGTTGAAAAATCTTTGGAGCCGCTGCCCTATGAGCGGCCGCCCTTTCAGAAATATTGGCCCGGGGCGATAATGGCGGCGCGGCGGGGCGACAATTATTACGCAGTGACAAGTCTCGGAAAGGGCGGCGTTCTAAAGCTTTTTCGCTCGGATACCGGCCGGCTCATCTTTAACGATTGCGGTCTCCGCTTGCTGTTGAAAAAAGGCGGCGAAGTGACGACCGGCTGGATGGATCCGGATTATAA contains these protein-coding regions:
- a CDS encoding prolipoprotein diacylglyceryl transferase, producing MIPILFRIGPLTLYSFGLMAALAFLAGRWVLLRGLDRRGIPAQEGEIYTWAALIGGLVGGHVYYLIEHWDEVLQDPFRTIVSGAGLVWYGGLAGGVLAGLLVLKIKKHPLGPVADAFGPALILAYAFGRIGCFLAGDGCYGRPSNVPWAMAFPKGVVPTTELVHPTPIYESLMAIWIFIILKRMEKRELPSGLVFCAYLGLASLERLIAGFTRQNPHVAFGLSTVQLISIAGMILSLVLAYLVRRRAEIR